A window of the Eubalaena glacialis isolate mEubGla1 chromosome 9, mEubGla1.1.hap2.+ XY, whole genome shotgun sequence genome harbors these coding sequences:
- the SEC16A gene encoding protein transport protein Sec16A isoform X4 gives MQPPPQAVPSGVVRPPPSGSPQSMFWSNSPYRRQANSNAPVAPIACPLQPVTDPFAFSRQALQNTSLGSSSKSSPPVVQGPAPPLSLQRAGLPGPHTNAGDSSQGPCEPLPGPPLQPRSDASPFPGVLSPSAPPGPEVNRRVEVAPGPEPEVQTPPYPPQYIPGVGPDSCRVGHPQANAPRPDRPLSRPSLHDGTAAPAAPPFLPQPHQQTPGQWGPVQGGPQPSGQHYRPCPEGPVQNTVCHASNAAHFPAPSNPRQGPGHEQHGPLVSLPGPSASDGRNEAVYLQSRNHSANSFDPENAFRQHSRVGNARAGQEFRLSPGVNREQLSDLALINPFAQGNSPESHSHNSLGAGSSRTLPEAGSGALSMFFKGGETENEENLTSEKAVSAGQSDFDGFSPGPGLGQPPAHMGAGGVYQAFLKGSSSEPTQQGGDPQPYFSQSAGIGHDKATTNAAAVDMWGDTARAGTHGAGGPQYENVENLEFIQNQEVLPSEPLSADPSSPSAQLRYGPLPGPAVPRLSAAGHAGGGGPNLEAPDATAHPARSESVSSSYSSQSHRGLPSAARPHDSGGTFIQQEVGKPEDEAPGRFFKQVDSSPVGGETDESTVSQNYRGGLPQPSAPSPPKPTGIFQTSANSSFEPVKSHFAGVKPVEADRANVVGEVRGPSAHQKQRRAATAAPDASPGNLEQPPDNMETLFLPRVCVPPLTAPTEASPGLLHAAGPPLEAVLPAPEKRPLTRAQGAVTCGSPATTLWAQNGLPDFGGNVLLAPAAPALHVPAKPQPSEVIQPPDEGVCGRQSRQPGPGPAVQSGDGIGASENLENPPQMGEEEALPSQAGPGYATLLSSPPSESLQIQPVLVAQPDQSYNLVQPVNFSVSSLNPNEKNQSWRDSLVGDKPTVSSQAAGGDSGENAPLSGTPAGALICSPLPNRLAQSNFPQVCGASEMVSSQPANLLVQPPSHPVPKNLLPESQKIHNAESILPESVTSPAGSTGVMLVPPANSTSVPDSNTANHSSSRGEASGALDFTFSRSLENPVGMYSPAQADSPASCQQTVSSHRPRGPGAHTPDRFYQQVTKDAQDQHGPERAQQEPAPPPPPPQGPKAALPEPSNPGGPPVQGHPPNPTHPSASPAPADMGQQLPPRPPRSSSVSVASTSSSQAAARSDQQWLQPPPPDLASYYYYRSLYDGYQPPYPSPYPLDPGTAPHYYQDAYGLYDPRYRPYDGAAAASAESYRYPELERPSSRASHRSDRPAARQGYPEGYYNSKSGWSSQSDYYANYYSSQYDYGDPGHWDRYQYGSRSRDPRTYDRRCWYDAEYDPYRKESYAYGDRPEKYDDHWRYDPRFTGSFDDEPEPHGDPYGEEADRRSEHSERSARSLHSSFSSRSCQVGGRPGTGSRSCQSQVYRGHNVTAGPYEAPPPPGSFHGDYAYGPYGGDFHGTPGFPEYGYPAEASWPSVEQAPSRPTSPEKFSVPHICARFGPGGQLIKVIPNLPSEGQPALVEIHSMETLLQHTPEQEEMRAFPGPLGKDDTHKVDVINFAQSKATNCLQDENLIDKESASLLWSFIVLLCRQNGTVVGTDIAELLLRDHRTVWLPGKSPSEANLIDFTHEPAEQVEEESGEAQLSFLTDSQAATTLEKDTERFRELLLYGRKKDALESAMKKGLWGHALLLASKMDSRTHARVMTRFANSLPINDPLQTVYQLMSGRMPAASTCCGDEKWGDWRPHLAMVLSNLNNNVDVEARAMATMGDTLASRGLLDAAHFCYLVAQVGFGVYTKKTTKLVLIGSNHSLPFLKFATNEAIQRTEAYEYAQSLGAQTCSLPSFQVFKFIYCCRLAEMGLATQAFHYCEVIARSVLAQPHRHSPVLLSQLLQVASQLRLFDPQLKEKPEEEAAAEPAWLVQLRLVEQQVKEGTAAWSLDRAFPPRCPSSPRSEVGPCDGPAPAQLASLGTDNPLLAPPVPGADHVGQDVRLLPSAPLTLPDGQPAFPARVLVFPAPPPAGPVEPGPGCGPPGAALGFPESSGPDPVAPYPGPGLPSGAPSLQETEHLLPEARSQDAGMMPQEAPGRNALSELGEEDFGGRFANVGSSRTSQGSESSPGWGSAGSGALQPPPPLTPAPDVTRPVQAAKTETKEPKKSSESWFSRWLPVKKRTEAYLPDDKNKSIVWDEKKNRWVDTNEPEEEKKAPPPPPTSLPKALQAAHPGPGGPPRPAVNMYSRKAARARARYVDVLNPGGPQRSEPALAPADFFAPLAPLPIPAHLFGPNPDAEEAPPAEGAGREGQAPTEGPAKPEPASEPKAPGAHAPAGGPPGAAVPFYNPAQFAQASAASGSSRMGRIGQRKYPAY, from the exons ATGCAACCTCCACCCCAGGCTGTCCCGTCGGGCGTGGTCCGGCCGCCCCCGTCCGGGAGTCCTCAGAGCATGTTCTGGTCCAACAGCCCGTACAGAAGACAGGCCAACAGTAATGCACCGGTGGCCCCGATCGCCTGCCCACTGCAGCCGGTGACGGACCCGTTTGCTTTTAGTAGACAGGCGCTCCAAAATACATCACTGGGCAGTTCGTCTAAAAGCAGCCCACCCGTTGTGCAAGGCCCAGCCCCACCATTGTCTCTTCAGCGTGCTGGTCTGCCTGGGCCACACACAAATGCCGGGGATAGCTCCCAAGGACCCTGCGAGCCTCTGCCGGGCCCTCCGTTGCAGCCCAGGTCAGATGCCAGCCCATTTCCCGGCGTGCTGAGCCCCTCGGCACCGCCTGGGCCCGAGGTGAACAGGAGAGTCGAGGTCGCTCCCGGCCCGGAGCCTGAAGTTCAGACCCCGCCGTATCCTCCTCAGTACATTCCAGGAGTGGGTCCTGACAGCTGCCGTGTGGGCCATCCACAGGCGAACGCGCCACGGCCCGACAGACCCCTGAGCAGGCCGAGCCTGCACGACGGCACCGCGGCACCAGCAGCGCCCCCTTTCCTTCCTCAGCCTCATCAGCAAACGCCCGGGCAGTGGGGGCCGGTGCAGGGAGGCCCGCAGCCCTCGGGGCAGCATTACCGGCCCTGCCCAGAGGGACCCGTGCAGAACACGGTGTGCCACGCCTCCAACGCTGCCCACTTTCCCGCTCCGTCCAACCCGCGTCAGGGTCCTGGCCACGAGCAACACGGCCCCCTGGTGTCTTTACCGGGACCCTCGGCCAGTGACGGGAGAAATGAGGCAGTCTACCTGCAAAGTAGAAACCACTCAGCAAATAGCTTTGATCCAGAAAATGCATTCAGGCAGCATTCCAGAGTTGGGAACGCTCGGGCGGGCCAGGAGTTCAGGTTGAGTCCAGGAGTGAATAGAGAGCAGTTGTCAGACCTGGCTCTCATTAACCCCTTCGCTCAGGGAAACAGCCCAGAAAGCCACTCGCACAACTCCCTGGGTGCCGGGAGCAGCCGGACCCTGCCGGAAGCGGGCTCGGGAGCGCTCTCCATGTTTTTCaaaggaggagagacagagaacgAAGAGAACCTCACATCTGAAAAAGCGGTCTCTGCGGGTCAGTCTGACTTTGATGGTTTCTCCCCCGGCCCGGGCCTCGGCCAGCCGCCTGCACACATGGGGGCAGGAGGCGTTTATCAGGCCTTTCTCAAAGGTTCCAGCAGCGAGCCCACGCAGCAGGGAGGAGACCCACAGCCTTATTTTTCTCAGTCTGCAGGCATCGGACACGACAAAGCAACCACTAACGCTGCCGCTGTTGACATGTGGGGTGACACAGCACGGGCGGGGACTCACGGTGCTGGCGGCCCGCAGTACGAGAACGTCGAGAACTTAGAGTTCATtcagaaccaggaagttctgccgAGTGAGCCCCTAAGCGCAGACCCTTCCTCCCCAAGCGCTCAGCTCAGATACGGGCCCCTTCCCGGGCCGGCTGTCCCCAGGCTCAGTGCCGCGGGCCACGCTGGAGGCGGGGGCCCTAATCTCGAGGCCCCAGATGCGACGGCGCACCCGGCGCGGTCTGAGAGTGTGTCTTCCAGTTACAGCAGCCAGAGCCACCGGGGCCTTCCCAGTGCAGCCAGGCCCCACGACTCGGGGGGCACGTTCATTCAGCAGGAAGTTGGAAAACCTGAAGATGAGGCTCCGGGGAGGTTTTTTAAGCAGGTCGATTCCTCTCCTGTGGGAGGCGAGACAGACGAGAGCACCGTGAGCCAGAACTACCGCGGCGGCCTGCCCCagccctcggccccgagccccccAAAACCTACGGGAATATTTCAGACGAGTGCAAATAGTTCTTTTGAACCAGTGAAATCGCACTTCGCTGGAGTAAAGCCAGTCGAGGCAGACCGCGCCAACGTGGTGGGCGAGGTGAGGGGGCCCAGCGCCCACCAGAAGCAGCGCAGAGCAGCCACTGCTGCGCCCGACGCCTCCCCGGGCAACCTGGAGCAGCCCCCCGACAACATGGAGACCCTCTTCCTGCCCCGGGTCTGTGTTCCACCTCTCACCGCACCCACAGAGGCCAGTCCCGGGCTTCTGCACGCCGCGGGGCCGCCCTTGGAAGCTGTGCTCCCCGCGCCCGAGAAGAGGCCCTTGACCAGGGCGCAGGGGGCTGTGACGTGTGGGAGCCCCGCCACGACTTTGTGGGCGCAGAACGGGCTGCCGGACTTTGGCGGCAACGTCCTCCTAGCGCCAGCTGCTCCCGCACTGCACGTGCCCGCGAAACCGCAGCCGTCTGAAGTGATCCAGCCCCCAGATGAGGGGGTGTGTGGCCGGCAGTCCCGGCAGCCGGGCCCCGGCCCCGCCGTGCAGAGCGGGGACGGCATTGGTGCTTCCGAGAATCTCGAGAATCCTCCCCAAATGGGCGAAGAGGAGGCCCTCCCGTCCCAGGCGGGTCCCGGTTATGCCACTCTGCTGTCCTCCCCACCCAGCGAGTCTTTGCAGATTCAGCCGGTCTTGGTCGCCCAGCCTGATCAAAGCTATAATTTGGTTCAGCCGGTTAATTTTTCTGTGTCCTCGTTGAATCCTAATGAGAAGAATCAGTCCTGGAGAGATTCTTTGGTGGGAGATAAGCCCACAGTAAGCAGCCAGGCTGCTGGGGGTGATTCTGGAGAAAACGCTCCTTTGTCTGGGACTCCAGCTGGCGCTCTCATCTGCTCGCCTCTGCCTAACCGTCTTGCCCAGAGTAATTTCCCACAAGTTTGTGGTGCCTCTGAAATGGTTTCTAGTCAACCTGCTAATTTGCTGGTTCAACCACCGTCTCATCCAGTTCCGAAGAACTTGCTTCCGGAAAGTCAAAAGATTCATAACGCAGAGAGCATTCTTCCCGAGTCAGTTACCAGCCCTGCTGGAAGCACAGGCGTGATGTTAGTTCCACCTGCGAACAGTACCTCAGTACCTGATAGTAATACGGCAAATCACTCCAGCAGTCGGGGTGAAGCTTCGGGAGCCCTAGACTTTACATTCAGTCGGAGTCTGGAAAATCCTGTAGGAATGTATAGCCCGGCCCAAGCTGACAGCCCAGCTTCTTGTCAGCAAACCGTCTCCAGTCACAGACCGCGTGGGCCTGGGGCGCATACCCCAGACCGTTTCTACCAACAGGTGACGAAAGATGCTCAGGACCAGCATGGCCCAGAGAGAGCCCAGCAGGAGCCggcgcctccccctccccctccccaggggcccaAAGCAGCACTTCCAGAGCCTTCAAACCCAGGAGGTCCACCAGTGCAAGGACATCCCCCAAACCCAACCCATCCGTCTGCAAGTCCGGCTCCAGCTGACATGGGCCAGCAGCTGCCGCCTCGACCACCTCGGTCCTCCAGCGTGTCCGTCGCATCTACCAGCTCAAGCCAGGCGGCCGCGCGGTCTGACCAGCAGTGGCTGCAGCCGCCGCCTCCAGACTTGGCGTCCTACTACTATTACAGGTCCCTGTACGATGGCTACCAGCCCCCGTACCCCTCACCGTACCCGCTGGATCCTGGCACCGCCCCCCACTATTACCAG GACGCCTACGGCCTCTACGATCCCAGATACAGGCCCTACGACGGTGCAGCTGCCGCCTCTGCAGAGAGCTACCGCTACCCCGAGCTCGAGCGGCCCAGCTCCCGGGCGAGTCACCGCTCGGACCGGCCAGCTGCCAG GCAAGGGTATCCTGAAGGTTACTATAATTCCAAAAGTGGATGGAGCAGTCAGAGTGACTACTATGCAAATTATTATTCCAGCCAGTACGATTATGGAG ATCCAGGTCACTGGGATCGGTACCAGTATGGTTCTCGGTCCAGGGACCCCCGCACCTACGACCGGAGGTGCTGGTATGATGCTGAGTACGATCCGTATAGGAAGGAAAGCTACGCTTATGGGGACAG GCCTGAGAAATACGACGACCACTGGCGGTACGACCCCCGCTTCACCGGGAGTTTTGACGACGAGCCTGAGCCCCACGGGGACCCTTACGGGGAGGAGGCGGACCGGCGGAGTGAGCACAGCGAGCGCTCAGCACGGAGCCTGCACAGCAGCTTCAGCTCCCGCTCCTGCCAGGTGGGCGGCCGGCCGGGCACAGGGTCCCGCTCCTGCCAG AGTCAGGTGTACAGAGGTCACAACGTGACTGCTGGGCCCTACGAGGCGCCCCCTCCACCGGGCTCCTTCCACGGCGATTACGCCTACGGCCCCTACGGCGGCGATTTCCACGGCACCCCGGGCTTCCCGGAGTATGGCTACCCTGCTGAGGCCAGCTGGCCCTCCGTGGAGCAAG cTCCATCGAGACCAACTTCTCCTGAGAAATTCTCAGTGCCTCATATCTGTGCCAGGTTTGGTCCTGGGGGTCAGCTCATCAAAGTGATTCCAAATCTGCCTTCAGAAGGACAGCCTGCGTTGGTTGAAATTCACAGCATGGAG ACCTTGCTGCAGCACACGCCAGAGCAGGAGGAGATGCGGGCGTTCCCGGGGCCTCTTGGCAA AGATGACACCCATAAAGTGGATGTTATTAATTTTGCACAGAGCAAAGCTACAAACTGTTTACAGGATGAAAACTTAATTGACAAAGAGTCCGCGAGTCTTCTTTGGAGCTTTATTGTTCTGTTATGCAGACAGAACGGG ACCGTGGTGGGCACAGACATCGCGGAACTCTTGTTACGAGACCACCGAACCGTGTGGCTTCCTGGGAAGTCACCCAGTGAGGCCAACCTGATTGATTTCACTCACGAGCCTGCGGAGCAAGTGGAGGAGGAGTCCGGGGAGGCCCAGCTCTCGTTTCTCACTGACAGTCAGGCCGCCACCACCCTTGAAAAAGACACGGAGCGGTTCCGAGAGCTGCTGCTCTACGGCCGGAAGAAG GATGCTTTAGAGTCCGCGATGAAGAAAGGCTTGTGGGGTCACGCCCTGTTACTTGCCAGCAAGATGGACAGCCGGACGCACGCCAGAGTCATGACCAG GTTCGCCAACAGCCTTCCGATCAACGACCCTCTGCAGACGGTCTACCAGCTGATGTCCGGGCGGATGCCAGCCGCGTCCACG TGTTGTGGAGATGAGAAGTGGGGAGACTGGCGGCCACACCTGGCCATGGTTTTGTCCAACCTGAACAACAACGTGGACGTGGAAGCCCGGGCGATGGCCACGATGGGGGACACTCTGG CCTCGAGAGGACTCCTTGATGCTGCACACTTCTGCTACCTCGTGGCCCAGGTTGGATTTGGGGTTTATACcaagaaaaccacaaaacttGTTTTAATTGGATCAAACCACAG TTTGCCATTTTTGAAGTTCGCGACCAACGAAGCTATTCAGAGGACAGAAGCCTATGAGTACGCTCAGTCCCTGGGGGCGCAGACCTGCTCCTTACCCAGCTTCCAG GTGTTCAAGTTCATCTACTGCTGCCGCCTGGCTGAGATGGGGCTTGCCACGCAGGCCTTCCACTACTGCGAGGTGATCGCCAGGAGCGTCCTGGCGCAGCCCCACAGACACTCGCCGGTGCTGCTCAGCCAGCTGCTTCAG GTCGCCTCCCAGTTGCGCCTCTTTGACCCTCAGCTGAAGGAGAAGCCGGAGGAGGAGGCCGCTGCGGAGCCTGCCTGGCTGGTCCAGCTGCGGCTCGTCGAGCAGCAGGTCAAG GAGGGCACCGCGGCGTGGAGTCTGGACAGAGCCTTCCCCCCGCGCTGTCCCAGCTCGCCGCGCTCCGAGGTGGGGCCGTGTGACGGCCCAGCGCCCGCCCAGCTGGCGAGCCTGGGCACCGACAACCCGCTGCTGGCGCCGCCTGTGCCCGGCGCTGACCACGTGGGCCAGGACGTGCGGCTGCTGCCCTCAG CTCCACTGACGCTCCCCGATGGTCAGCCGGCCTTCCCCGCCAGGGTGCTGGTGTTCCCAGCGCCACCGCCGGCGGGCCCTGTCGAGCCGGGGCCTGGCTGTGGACCCCCAGGGGCTGCACTTGGCTTTCCAGAGTCCTCTGGGCCTGATCCTGTGGCTCCGTACCCAGGGCCTGGCCTGCCATCTGGCGCACCATCGCTCCAAGAGACTGAACATCTGCTCCCGGAGGCCAGGAGCCAGGACGCAG GAATGATGCCACAAGAGGCACCCGGCAGAAACGCGCTGTCGGAGCTAGGAGAAGAGGATTTTGGTGGAAGATTTGCTAATGTG GGCTCCTCAAGGACGTCACAGGGCTCCGAGTCATCTCCGGGCTGGGGGAGCGCTGGCTCAGGGGCCCTGCAGCCGCCTCCGCCTCTGACGCCCGCGCCCGACGTGACGAGACCTGTGCAGGCGGCCAAGACGGAGACCAAGGAGCCTAAGAAG AGCAGCGAGTCCTGGTTCTCTCGTTGGCTGCCGGTGAAGAAGAGGACAGAAGCTTACTTGCCAGACGACAAGAACAAATCG ATCGTCTGGGATGAAAAGAAGAACCGCTGGGTGGACACGAACGAGCCGGAGGAGGAG AAGAAGGCTCCGCCCCCACCTCCAACATCCCTTCCCAAGGCTCTGCAAGCCGCCCACCCTGGCCCTGGAGGGCCCCCCAGACCCGCTGTGAACATGTATTCTAGAAAAGCAG CCCGAGCCCGAGCGCGCTACGTGGACGTCTTGAACCCGGGGGGCCCCCAGCGGAGCGAGCCAGCCCTTGCTCCCGCGGACTTCTTTGCGCCACTGGCCCCGCTCCCAATTCCCGCACACCTGTTCGGACCAAACCCAG ATGCAGAGGAAGCACCGCCCGCCGAGGGGGCTGGCAGGGAAGGGCAGGCACCGACGGAGGGGCCAGCCAAGCCAGAGCCCGCCTCGGAGCCCAAG GCTCCCGGTGCGCACGCCCCTGCAGGGGGCCCTCCCGGGGCAGCGGTGCCCTTCTACAACCCTGCTCAGTTTGCACAA GCCTCTGCTGCCTCGGGAAGTTCAAGGATGGGAAGGATTGGCCAGAGGAAGTACCCAGCATATTGA